Sequence from the Melanotaenia boesemani isolate fMelBoe1 chromosome 21, fMelBoe1.pri, whole genome shotgun sequence genome:
aggtatcagaccctctctgtggaaccagatCCCAGTCcggcttcaggtatcagaccctctctgtggatcCAGATCCCAGTCcggcttcaggtatcagaccctctctgtggaaccagatCCCAGTCcggcttcaggtatcagaccggcttcaggtatcagaccctctctgtggatcCAGATCCCAGTCcggcttcaggtatcagaccctctctgtggatcCATATCCCAGTTcggcttcaggtatcagaccctctctgtggaaccagatCCCAGTCcggcttcaggtatcagaccggcttcaggtatcagaccttctgtaccttcagatcatctttaAACTgtccttcctgataaatcttatagtaggtctggcttggtgaccctgatccatccgttagtcctgctgctatagaCTGAGGCTTCTGGgagacatcccatgatgcactgggctccacTCTGCCCTCTTTATTCTCCTTGCAAAAATCTGACGTTGTTtcgtttatttgtgtttcttttgttctttctcagcaggaatccctggttagagttctgctgctggttgacccctctttcctgtcctctacACCCCCAACCAGTCCAGGAACATGACCGTCcttcttggtcctggttctgatggaggtttccttaTTAGCAGTTTTGATAAGAACTGAACTTTATTGAAAGATTTACGCAAAAAAGTTGATAATATGAtgatctgtaatgtttttattgcagttttttgagactttttttgtttatcaccATTGACCTGAAAGTGTAGTAATTTTGTCCCTTGTGTCCTGTTGACTTTCAAGAAAAAGCTCTTGGAAAGGAAATGATCCCATATGGGGTAACACATCCAAAATGGTGGCcaaaaattgaaagaaaaacatctgagGGGACAAAAAAAGTCCATTATGATCTACAAAGGTTAAACTTCAACCACCTGGGAGCAGGAGGAAGCGGTGAATAAACGTTCTGCTGGTGGACAACTGGTCTATGGGACCTTCTGGGATTCAGAAAGAATGAAATGAGTTTACAAATGTCTCATTTAAGGAAGACAGGTCTCTAAGCAACACACTCTCATCTTCCAGCGCAATGACAGCGTGTCTGTGAGTGAACCTGTAATGAACTGTCCTCATTATTTCTCAAGagcatttagcttttttctgtCTCCGTCACTCCTCACACAGAGTGATGCATCATACATAATgcaacatgcacacaaacacactgagtgACTTGCACAGTCAGATGCAGAGTGTTTGGGATGTGGGTGACTCAGCcctgtgttgtgttgttgggTTAACCGTGTTCACTTCCTCCTGCTCCACAGAGATCGCAGCTCTACAAGCTCAGCACAGAGATGACACCGAAGAACAATAAACACACAGCAAACAACTAACTAAAGAATAGAACTTGATTTTCCATTTCTCCAATGGCAAAACAagatattgaaaataaatagtGGCTTTGGAACGACATGTGCTAATTGTCTTTCAgctgtatatgtatgtgtatggaaAAATGCAACGTTTCTGATAtaataacaccagaaaacaaaacattaaaatgtttaacgATCCCAGTGTGAatggaaaaagtaaataaaccttttacaACAAGTCAAATCTCCTTTATCAGACAAACTATGGTTTTAACTGAAGATCAGAGCAAGAGGGAGTTTTGTGCTTTTCTCACTGAGCTTCTTTAGCTGAGACAAGGTTTCAGGTCCAGGGCTGTTTGATGGGAACAGCTCTTCTCAGTCTAATATACCAAATCCCTGCAGGTTTGAAGTAACTTTTCAGTTTGTAGACATTCTCTGGATTTACTTTAACATTCAGGGTCACAGTAAGCGTCTGTCGAGTGTATTGGGCTCAGCAAATCGACCCCATATCATGGTGCTTCCTGCACTGTGCTTCAGTCGGGCTGATTGTTTTATGTTAGCATGCAATGTCCCTTTACACAACACAGTGTGGTCTTCTTGAAGAAATAAACTGGCTTAATCAGTTcagacatatttatttatttgttatattgtTATCATGGTGCTCTTTGGTGAACATTATGCACATAAAGTATATGTACATTAAAGTTTACAAAAAGTTATATAAGCAACAtttatagtttgttttctttttttcaacctTTATTGCGTGTGCATATCTTATATATCTGAACTTTGTTAGTGTTTTTAACTCTAGAGGTGCAAAGCGCACACACGgaacataaaaaatgtcacaGACACACTTGTTTGTGGTCTGAAATGCTGattctataaaataaatatgtaattcATTATAATATCAGATGAAAGAGGTGAGAGGACTACGTGGACGGCATCTAATGATGAAGGATATGATGTTGGTCAGAGGAGGGCTGCGGAGAGTTCAATGGCCTATCTGGCCTTCCCCTCTGAAACGCTGTGGCTTCCCAGAGACTTCTGGGTAATGTAGTCTCAATTAAATGCAGGcttagaatttatttttagtttgggATACATAAGTTTACCAGTTATCCCAtcacaagaacaaaattttCTCTACGACATAGGATCGGATGATTATCCAATAGACTATCCATGTTAACGTGTTTAAGACGACCGTTAGATTTTGTGATGAAACTCCATATCCCATCCGGCCTTTCGTTTTCGCGCAGACTCAGTGAATGTGGGCGAAGAGGAGGCGATACGGTGGAAAATGAGTGGTGGGAGGCCAGCGTTTGGCGGTGAAATTAGACATAATAatcatgatttattttatattttcatataagtcgctctttttccttctttagcCTGGACCGAAAACCCGTGAGGGACATCTGGTGACGAAGAAGGCTCTGAAAGGTGTTTTTTGTGGTCGGAGCAGTGCCAAAGACACTCTGATAATCGttagttgttgtttgtttgtttgtttttttgtttgtttttcctcattcttCAAAATGCCGCGAGACAACAAAACTCCTCTCATCCAGAAAATAGCAAAGCAGGCCAACATCACCTTTAAATGCTCCAAGTCATCGGCCAACGGGGACAGTAAAGTGGTGACGGAGAAATTGAATGAACTGATCTCCTTGGTGACCTCCGTCAGGGCTGCCGACCTGAAAATTGCTCCCCGGAAAAACAAGCCGAGGTCCGGGGCAGCGGGGCTCCAGAACCCCCCTGTCACCTACATGCACATCTGCGAGACGGAGGTGTTCAGCATGGGGGTGTTTCTGCTGAGGACCGGCGCCTCCATCCCGCTGCACGACCACCCGGGGATGAACGGGATGCTGAAGGTCTTTACTTCATGTTTCTAACATCACACCTCCAGAAATCTTAGTTTGAGCCAGCTGTAGGTAAAGTCTGCCTCCATCACAGCGTCTTACCTGGTTTTAAGGTGGAGCCTCCATGTCTCCTGACCCCAACCTCCACATCCAGACTCAGACATTAACTTGGACCTGGATGAGTTTTTGGGCACATCAGAGCTGTTGTATTATGTTGGTTAGACACCAGATGAGTCTGGACCTGGGCTTCAggtttttccatcattttacaCAGCAGACATGTTGGTCCAGGGACCATAATACAGAGCTACAATACATCacctggtttttctgtttttaatcactTAATACACAGAAAACCCAAAATAACTTGTTAAAACCAACTGATAACGTGTTagaatgagaaaagaaaaacataaaggaCCCTCTACTAAAAATTAAAGCATAACtggtttgttttattagatTACACCAAACTAATGCAGCATCATCCCATCAGACAGGGCTCGGGGCCTCCTCACAGGTTCCTGTGATTTCTGTTACCAGTCAGTTATACTGGTCATGGTAAACCAGCAGCCAGTCTTCAGACTCATGATGCATcacatttcagtctttttccaCATGGCCGGTTGAAGGTGGGACTGCTGCTCTGCATCTTGACATTGTTGGTAAAGTGCAGAGACTTACTGGGTGGGTCCCCTCGGAGCCAGCCCACAGACCGGAACCTCGGTTCTGGACTGTGTCACTCCTCTGGGAGTCCGTATCGGCCATGTTGGCCTCATCGAAAGACACCAAGTTAAAATTGTTTTGGTTATCAGCCTGACtttttaagaagtgacttaatGCCAAAACTACCATATTGCAGGTTTTAGGTCTGAAGCTGGGTGATATTCAGGCTTTACATTATATCCATATCATTTTACAGGAGCAGAGGATTTGACAGTTTAGTTTATCTTGATGTAGAGTTCATGTTAGAGTTCTAGTACGAGGCTAGAGTTGTCCATTTCTCCTTTGTTTCCCGGTTCTTCATGATAAAGACCAAAGTCCTGATGAAAGATCCTTCATCTCAGAGGGAAATTGTAATGTTGTCAgaggttttcatgtttttacatgaCATCACTACAGATTCAACCAGACTCGACTCTTCTTGTTTACTACAAAGAATAGAGCCGGCACGCTCGTGTACAGCCCATCACAGCGCCACACATCGGCCCGCCCTAGCCCTGCATCGGTGGAAAGGATGAGGCGATGCTGAAGGTTTGAGTCCCGGCTGAGCGCGCTGATGCGGGACAGTTTTAATGCGTCTGGACGTGTTGAGCTCAGCTGTTTGTTAAACATACACGGCAGGAAGCGTGCACATGGCAGACAGATTTTATTTCCTCCTGTGTTTATTTCCTTCCTCCTGagtgtttcctgtcttttgtcCAGGTCCTGTATGGGAAGGTGAACGTCCGCTGCTTCGACAAGGTGGAGGACAGTTTAACCATGAGCTCCGTCCCACCTAGCTTCCACCCCCCCCTGGCCCCGCTGCAGATGACCTCCGTGTGGCGCTCTGTGCCACGATCGGCCATCGAGTACTCGGAGAGCAGCGGGCCGTGTCTCCTCACTCCCTTACGGGACAACCTGCACCAGATCGATGCGGTGGAGGGCCCCGCAGCTTTCCTGGATATCCTGGCGCCACCGTACAATCCAGATGACGGCCGGGACTGTCACTATTACAAAGTCCTGCAAATGGTGGCGGAGGAGGGAACAGACGCCAAGGGCAACCAGGAGCAGCTGGGAGAGAAGAAGGAGGGAGAAGCGTGGCTGCTGGAGATCCCTCAGCCGGAGGACTTCTGGTGTGGTGGGGAGCCGTACCCCGGCCCTGCAGTGTCTATCTGAAGGATGCCTCCTCTCTGAGGAGCTGTGTGAGACAGACATGATGTTTGCTACCCGTCCGTTACTACCTGGAAGTCAGAAGGATGGAAGGCCTCCCTGGAGGACACCACACCGTAGCAGAGGCTTCCAGAAGGAATCCAGGAATCAGCTTTCCCATATGGTATTTCTCTTGGGACCATTATGTTGCCTTGTACACAGATGAATGTTATCATCCTAACGGTGTGTGAGTAATGAGGTATCATTAGAGTCTCTGCTGGGAGGCAACCAAAGCTTTCCCCGTTTTCTCCATGCTGCAGACCTCCACATGTCTCAACGCCAAAGCCTGGAACTCAAGTCCTACCTGCCTTATCTGCAGATGCTCATATATGTTCCTAGAGTTTCTATTATTCACGCATTTCTTCTTCCAAAGTGCACACTACATTATGaactcttcattttctttttgttctacATGATGTCTTCTCTGATGAAAGCTGGCGGTTCTGTGATGTGTCATACTGTCACTGAGTGGAGCTACAGTATAAGGCATCATATTAAAGACTGAATGGAAGCCGTCAGAGACCTTCATTATGATTTTATGCTATAAATTTACCAcactttcttttctgttaaCTCTACCACTAGTCATGCTGCTGTATGCTAGCTGAGCTTCTACTGCCCCGTCCTGCGGCCTGTTGGACCTCACACACGTCTATGTGTCAGCAGTAATTATGTTATCTGAATGTTGAATGTATCTGAATGTTGAATGTATGTGGAACAATAAAAGGATGCTCAATAATCTTCATCTTTTATCATCTTTCATCAGCACCGCTCCTGCAGCGTTTCACCACAGCTTAAAGTTTCACCTGCAACATTCAGAGCTTCCTCTGGATCCAGGTTTTAACGTGGATTTAAACATGACTGGTTTCATTACTTCTGCCCGGGACGtttaaaagtttatcttgacTTGGAGAATTCAGCAACACTCATTCTGATCCGAGTAACAGTCtggctccatattgacatgagcatcacacagttgctgcaggtttgtcggctgcatccatgatgagaatctcccgttccaccacatcccaaagctgctctactggactgagatctggtggctgtggaggccgttggagtccagtgaactcatcgtcatgttctagaaagcaggtggagatgatctgagctttgtgacatggtgcattatcctgctggaagtagcatcagaagatgctccactgtggtcataaagggatggacatggtcagcaacaatactcaggtaggctgtgctggttaaaccaggccacgttggtactaaggggcccaaagtggtttcctgttcttagctggcaggagacacccggtgtgtcttctgctgcatcctggttcagacaactgctgctctggatgttttctcttgttcagaccatctctggaaaccctggagatggttgtgggtgaaaatcccagtaaatactccgaccaacaaccatgccatgttcaaagtctcttaaatcctcttttttcctcattctgatgctcagtttgaacagcaagttgtcttcaccacgtctccatgactagacgctgccctgtgattggctgataatccagacagaaatctgaaaatatatttagttaGTAGAACAGTTCGGATGATCTGAACAACTCATGTTTAATTCCACATCCTGGTTTCTGTATTTGGTCTGGTTTCTCTCTCTGTGCCTCACATCCCATCTCAGAGCTGAAGGAAAATGTCAGCAGCATCACGGACAGGGACAGGAGGAGGATGGACAGTCTGGtgaggagggccagctctgtcctgggatgcCCCCTGGACTCAGTAGAGGTGGTGGGAAACAAGAGGATGATGGCTAAGCTGCCATCCCTGTTAAAGATGCCCCATCCTCTGCGGGACGCTGGCACATCCTCTCTCTGTACTGTGTCCAAGTATAATCACGATTAAagttatatttatgtatttgatcttttttagatttttatgctTTATGCTTAGATTTCCtactatttattttatgctgtgTCTTGCAGCTGTTCTACGGTCGATTTCCCCGCTGTGGGAATAATAAAGGAATCTGGATAACTGATAAGAGAAGTGGTCTAAACTGACCCGAGTGGATTTCAGGACTTTGCTTCATTAATTTATAAAGCCTGCtttcaggtcatattttaaaatcacaatGAAATATCTGGTAAAACATAAAGCACATGGtatttttctctccactgtTATTTGGATGGTCTGGTGGAAACGTTACTCTGATGTGGAACTAACAGAGCCTTCCTTTTTCTCTGGGCAGTTTTTGGGACATTATCTTTAGGTTGGGAACTTTACAGCTGGGTGCTGTTGTGGGTGGGACGAGTGTTTCTTGTCTGCCAGAACATGAGCCGACTGGAAGAGATGTTTCACTCGAAAATGAAGGGGAAGGTGTTTTCTGTTGTGAGGAggtccagctttaaacaccggAACAGAGGTTGTGGACCAGATGGTGAATAACAAGGCTGGAGTGAAGCATATTcgtttctgtttgtgttctAATGGTGTGATGGAGGAGTATCTGCAGGTAGAAATGCTGGATCTGAGCAGATGTCTGAATAAAATGCAGGCTCCACCTCCTGCACACGCTGCTCACTGTTCACTTCGATTTCTTAATAGCATGCCGCACCAGTTCCCTACTAAAGACACGATTCAGCCAAATTAGATTCTAATTTAACCCCATTCAGTCTAAACCGGATCAGTCCAGTTTGTCTGATAACAGAAAAAGTTCCCCAGCAACCAAAAGATCTTCTCCTTGACTCAGTCCTCCATCCTCAGCTGCACAAGGAGAccgtggagaggaaaaactccatccggaccagaaccaggaagcaaaacttccatcagaaccaaaaccaggaaggaaaacctccatcaggaccagaaccaggaaggaaaacctctatcagaaccaaaaccaggaagcaaaacttcaatcaggaccagaaccaggaaggaaaacctccatcaggaccagaaccaggaagcaaaacttcaatcagaaccaaaaccaggaaggaaaacctccatcaggaccagaaccaggaaggaaaacctctatcagaaccaaaaccaggaagcaaaacttcaatcaggaccagaaccaggaaggaaaacctccatcaggaccagaaccaggaaggaaaacatcctTCAGAGTCTTCTGCTCTGCCGGGGAATGGCTGTACTGTAAACATGGCTGTAAATGTAATTTCCATTCTATCCTggtacacagctgtctgatccatccgtccatcgtccgtccgtccatccatgcAGGGATGACCACACACCCACCCAGAAGTCACCAGAGGGGAGCTCGAGCCAGACCCGCTTCATGGATTAATTGTTGTTCACACATTTAAGACAAGAatggatattttaaattatatcaagaagaaggaaaacagattaaaatgaaatataaacctGATATGAATCTTCAGACTGATGAATGTGCAACGAGTTGGAAACCTGAATGAACCAAACTAAGACAGGCTTATCAATAaagtatatattaaaaaataaataaataaaaattagatggtgtaagaataaaaaaaacaattttctaAGATTTTTTAGCAAACCACTGTCAGCAGATATTaattataaaaagataaaaatagaaatcaAGAAGTTCTATTTTAGTTTAATCTAGTTGAGGTTTGTGCTGTTTTaggtatttattttgtttatagtGTAAAGTAAGATCGCATATGCCCCATGGGAGGTTTCAGGAAGGTGAAGaactgatgatgaagaggaagagatgGGACACATCAGTGCAGATGTTGCTGTAGGTCCTTACATATTTAGAACTTCCTTTAATCCAGAACTTTGAAAAAACATGCTACTTTTTCATCACAATCAAACATCATCAGGATGAGGTGTTGCTTCCAGATTGGAGCGGCACCAAGCTGCAACAAGCTGCACCAAGCGCCACCAAGAGGCACCAGGCTGCACCAAGCTGCAAcaagctgcaccaagctgcAACAAGCTGCACCAAGCGCCACCAAGAGGCACCAGGCTGCACCAAGCTGCAAcaagctgcaccaagctgcAACAAGCTGCACCAAGTGGCATTAAGTGGCACCAAGTGCCACCAAGCGGcaccaagctgcaccaagcgGCGTTAAGTTGCACCAAGTGCCACCAAGTGCCACCAAGCGGCACCAAGTGCCACCAAGCTGCAACAAGCTGCACAAAGCGGTATTATGCTGCACCAAGCAGCACCAAGCTGCAACAAGCTTCACCAAGCACCACCAAGCGCCACCAAGTGCCACCAAGCACCACCAAACTGCAAAAAGCTGCACCAAGTGCCACCAAGCACCACCAGGCTGCACCAAGCGGCACCAAGCTTCACCAAGCGCCACCAAGCGCCAACAAGCTGCACCAAGCGCCACCAAGTGCcaccaagctgcaccaagcgGCATCAAGCGGCATCAAGCTGCACCAAGCGGCACCAAGCGGCATCAAGCTGCACCAAGCGGCATCAAGCTGCACCAAGCGGcaccaagctgcaccaagcgGCATAAAGCTGCACCAAGCGCCACCAAGCGCCACCAAGCACCACCAAGTGCCACCAAGTGCCAACAAGCTGCACCAAGCAGCACCAAGCGGCACCAAGCGGcaccaagctgcaccaagctgcaacaagctgcaccaagctgcaccaagctgcaccaagctgcaccaagcgGCACCAAGCGGCATCAAGCTGCACCAAGCGGCACCAAGCTTCACCAAGCACCACCAAGCACCACCAAGTGCCACCAAGCGCCACCAAGCGCCACCAAACTGCAAAAAGCTGCAACAAGTGCCACCAAGCACCACCAGGCTGcaccaagctgcaccaagctTCACCAAGCGCCACCAAGTGCTACCAAGCGCCAACAAGCTGCACCAAGGGCCACCAAGCGCCACCAAGCGCCACCAAGTGCCACCAAGCGCCAACAAGCTGCACCAAGCGGCATcaagctgcaccaagctgcaccaagctgcaccaagcAGCACCAAGCTGCACAAAGCGGCATcaagctgcaccaagctgcaccaagctgcaccaagcAGCACCAAGCTGCACTAAGCGGCATcaagctgcaccaagctgcaccaagcgGCACCAAGCGGCATCAAGCTGCACCAAGCTTCACCAAGCGGCACCAAGTGCCACCAAGTGCcaccaagctgcaccaagcAGCACCAAGTGGCACCAAGTGCCACCAAGTGCCAACAAGCTGCACCAAGCAGCACCAAGCGGCACCAAGTGCCACCAAGCGCCAAcaagctgcaccaagctgcaccaagctgcaccaagcgccaccaagctgcaccaagcgCCACCAagctgcaccaaacttcaccaAGCGGCACCAAGCGCCACCAAGTGCCACCAAGCGGCACCAAGTGCCACCAAGTGCCAACAAGCTGCACCAAGCAGCACCAAGCGGCACCAAGTGCCACCAAGCGCCAAcaagctgcaccaagctgcaccaagctgcaccaagctgcaccaagcgGTATTATGCTGCACCGAGCAGCACCAAGCTGCAACAAGCTTCACCAAGCACCACCAAGCGCCACCAAGTGCCACCAAGCACCACCAAACTGCAAAAAGCTGCACCAAGTGCCACCAAGCACCACCAGGCTGCATCAAGCGGCACCAAGCTTCACCAAGCGCCACCAAGCGCCAACAAGCTGCACCAAGCGCCACCAAGTGCcaccaagctgcaccaagcgGCATCAAGCGGCATCAAGCTGCACCAAGCGGCACCAAGCGGCATCAAGCTGCACCAAGCGGCATCAAGCTGCACCAAGCGGCACCAAGCGGcaccaagctgcaccaagcgGCATAAAGCACCACCAAGCGCCACCAAGCGCCACCAAGCACCACCAAGTGCCACCAAGTGCCAACAAGCTGCACCAAGCAGCACCAAGCGGCATCAAGCGGCACCAAGCGGcaccaagctgcaccaagctgcaacaagctgcaccaagctgcaccaagctgcaccaagcgGCACCAAGCGGCATAAAGCTGCACCAAGCGCCACCAAGCGCCACCAAGCACCACCAAGTGCCACCAAGTGCCAACAAGCTGCACCAAGCAGCACCAAGCGGCATCAAGCGGCACCAAGCGGcaccaagctgcaccaagctgcaacaagctgcaccaagctgcaccaagctgcaccaagcgGCACCAAGCGGCATCAAGCTGCACCAAGCGGCACCAAGCTTCACCAAGCACCACCAAGCACCACCAAGTGCCACCAAGCGCCACCAAGCGCCACCAAACTGCAAAAAGCTGCAACAAGTGCCACCAAGCACCACCAGGCTGcaccaagctgcaccaagctTCACCAAGCGCCACCAAGTGCTACCAAGCGCCAACAAGCTGCACCAAGGGCCACCAAGCGCCACCAAGCGCCACCAAGTGCCACCAAGCGCCAACAAGCTGCACCAAGCGGCATcaagctgcaccaagctgcaccaagctgcaccaagcAGCACCAAGCTGCACAAAGCGGCATcaagctgcaccaagctgcaccaagcAGCACCAAGCTGCACTAAGCGGCATCAAGCTGCACCAAGCGGCACCAAGCGGCATCAAGCTGCACCAAGCTTCACCAAGCGGCACCAAGTGCCACCAAGTGCcaccaagctgcaccaagcAGCACCAAGTGGCACCAAGTGCCACCAAGTGCCAACAAGCTGCACCAAGCAGCACCAAGCGGCACCAAGTGCCACCAAGCGCCAAcaagctgcaccaagctgcaccaagcgCCACCAagctgcaccaaacttcaccaAGCGGCACCAAGCGCCACCAAGTGCCACCAAGCGGCACCAAGTGCCACCAAGTGCCAACAAGCTGCACCAAGCAGCACCAAGCGGCACCAAGTGCCACCAAGCGCCAAcaagctgcaccaagctgcaccaagcttcaccaagctgcaccaagcgGTATTATGCTGCACCAAGCAGCACCAAGCTGCAACAAGCTTCACCAAGCACCACCAAGCGCCACCAAGTGCCACCAAGCACCACCAAACTGCAAAAAGCTGCACCAAGTGCCACCAAGCACCACCAGGCTGCACCAAGCGGCACCAAGCTTCACCAAGCGCCACCAAGCGCCAACAAGCTGCACCAAGCGCCACCAAGTGCcaccaagctgcaccaagcgGCATCAAGCGGCATCAAGCTGCACCAAGCGGCACCAAGCGGCATCAAGCTGCACCAAGCGGCATC
This genomic interval carries:
- the adoa gene encoding 2-aminoethanethiol (cysteamine) dioxygenase a; translated protein: MPRDNKTPLIQKIAKQANITFKCSKSSANGDSKVVTEKLNELISLVTSVRAADLKIAPRKNKPRSGAAGLQNPPVTYMHICETEVFSMGVFLLRTGASIPLHDHPGMNGMLKVLYGKVNVRCFDKVEDSLTMSSVPPSFHPPLAPLQMTSVWRSVPRSAIEYSESSGPCLLTPLRDNLHQIDAVEGPAAFLDILAPPYNPDDGRDCHYYKVLQMVAEEGTDAKGNQEQLGEKKEGEAWLLEIPQPEDFWCGGEPYPGPAVSI
- the LOC121632199 gene encoding proline-rich protein 36-like encodes the protein MPHGRFQEGEELMMKRKRWDTSVQMLLLERHQAATSCTKRHQEAPGCTKLQQAAPSCNKLHQAPPRGTRLHQAATSCTKLQQAAPSGIKWHQVPPSGTKLHQAALSCTKCHQVPPSGTKCHQAATSCTKRYYAAPSSTKLQQASPSTTKRHQVPPSTTKLQKAAPSATKHHQAAPSGTKLHQAPPSANKLHQAPPSATKLHQAASSGIKLHQAAPSGIKLHQAASSCTKRHQAAPSGIKLHQAPPSATKHHQVPPSANKLHQAAPSGTKRGTKRHQAAPSGTKLHQAPPSTTKCHQAPPSATKLQKAATSATKHHQAAPSCTKLHQAPPSATKRQQAAPRATKRHQAPPSATKRQQAAPSGIKLHQAAPSCTKQHQAAQSGIKLHQAAPSCTKQHQAALSGIKLHQAAPSGTKRHQAAPSFTKRHQVPPSATKLHQAAPSGTNCTKRHQAAPNFTKRHQAPPSATKRHQVPPSANKLHQAAPSGTKCHQAPTSCTKLHQAAPSCTKRYYAAPSSTKLQQASPSTTKRHQVPPSTTKLQKAAPSATKHHQAASSGTKLHQAPPSANKLHQAPPSATKLHQAASSGIKLHQAAPSGIKLHQAASSCTKRHQAAPSCTKRHKAPPSATKRHQAPPSATKCQQAAPSSTKRHQAAPSGTKLHQALHQAAPSGIKLHQAAPSFTKHHQAPPSATKRHQAPPNCKKLQQVPPSTTRLHQAAPSFTKRHQVLPSANKLHQGPPSATKRHQVPPSANKLHQAASSCTKLHQAAPSSTKLHKAASSCTKLHQAAPSCTKRHQAAPSGTKRHQAAPSFTKRHQVPPSATKLHQAAPSGTKCHQVPTSCTKQHQAAPSATKRQQAAPSCTKRHQAAPNFTKRHQAPPSATKRHQVPPSANKLHQAAPSGTKCHQAPTSCTKLHQASPSCTKRYYAAPSSTKLQQASPSTTKRHQVPPSTTKLQKAAPSATKHHQAAPSGTKLHQAPPSANKLHQAPPSATKLHQAASSGIKLHQAAPSGIKLHQAASSCTKRHQAAPSCTKRHKAAPSATKRHQAPPSATKCQQAAPSSTKRHQAAPSGTKLHQAHHQAPPSATKRHQAPPSATKLQKAATSATKHHQAAPSCTKLHQAPPSATKRQQAAPRATKRHQAPPSATKRQQAAPSGIKLHQAAPSCTKQHQAAQSGIKLHQAAPSCTKQHQAALSGIKLHQAAPSGIKLHQASPSGTKCHQVPPSCTKQHQVAPSATKCQQAAPSSTKRHQVPPSANKLHQAAPSCTKRHQAPPSCTKLHQAPPSATKCHQAAPSATKCQQAAPSSTKRHQCVLYVQ